The following are encoded in a window of Methylocystis rosea genomic DNA:
- a CDS encoding cytochrome c-type biogenesis protein, translating to MRGRGVCLRLAALLFLLFPLTAHAVTPGERLADPALEARARAITTELRCLVCQNQSIDDSDASLAKDLRVLVREKLKEGMSDAQVREFVHARYGDFVLLRPPMKPGTLLLWAAPLIALLAGAAAIWMAARRRAGVPATPAKALSEEERARLKTLGVSHLETPKS from the coding sequence GTGAGGGGCCGGGGGGTTTGCCTTCGACTCGCGGCGTTACTCTTCCTCCTTTTCCCCCTGACCGCCCACGCCGTCACGCCTGGCGAAAGGCTTGCCGATCCGGCGCTCGAAGCGCGGGCGCGGGCGATCACCACCGAGCTGCGCTGCCTCGTCTGCCAGAACCAGTCGATCGACGATTCCGACGCCTCGCTCGCCAAGGATTTGCGCGTTCTGGTGCGCGAGAAGCTCAAGGAGGGGATGAGCGACGCGCAGGTGCGCGAATTCGTCCATGCCCGTTATGGCGATTTCGTGCTGCTGCGCCCACCGATGAAGCCCGGCACGCTGCTGCTCTGGGCCGCGCCGCTGATCGCGCTGCTCGCGGGCGCCGCCGCCATCTGGATGGCGGCGCGGCGACGGGCAGGCGTCCCCGCCACGCCCGCCAAGGCGCTCAGCGAAGAAGAGCGCGCGCGACTGAAAACTCTGGGCGTTTCGCACTTGGAAACGCCCAAGAGCTAA
- a CDS encoding FAD-dependent monooxygenase produces the protein MNAPIVIAGAGIGGLAAALSLARAGKRTLVLERAARIDEVGAGLQIAPNAGRILAKLGLEPALTAVALEPEAINIRRGRDGAVLARLDLSAARTRWGAPFRLFHRADLQGALLQAALDNPQIHVRAGARVGDFEATARGVRLRVHTQDGVEEIEAAGLIGADGVRSSVRGHLVPSERDAPAYSGCVAWRATLPAESVPAALRARESNLWLLPGAHVVHYPLRDASIINAVVIIEEPPQAEDAASSLSLDGAALARRLAPRKIAVELRDLIEAGASWRHWPLFTRPALEHWTQGPVTLLGDAAHPMVPFLAQGAAQAIEDADALGDAFMRLGATVETAFAAYEDARLPRAERVVRVSRRQGGYFHMRGLPAAARNLAIRALGGGGMLARNAWLYR, from the coding sequence GTGAACGCGCCGATCGTCATCGCCGGCGCGGGCATTGGCGGCCTCGCCGCGGCCCTGTCGCTGGCGCGCGCCGGCAAGCGCACGCTGGTGCTCGAGCGCGCTGCTCGGATCGACGAGGTCGGCGCAGGATTGCAGATCGCGCCGAACGCCGGCCGCATCCTCGCCAAGCTCGGGCTTGAGCCGGCGCTCACCGCCGTCGCTTTGGAGCCCGAGGCCATCAATATCCGCCGCGGGCGGGACGGCGCCGTTCTAGCGCGCCTTGATCTTTCCGCCGCAAGGACCCGCTGGGGCGCGCCGTTCCGGCTTTTCCACCGCGCCGATTTGCAGGGCGCGTTGCTGCAGGCGGCGCTGGACAATCCGCAGATTCATGTCCGCGCCGGCGCCCGCGTCGGCGATTTCGAAGCGACCGCCCGAGGCGTTCGCCTTCGCGTGCACACCCAGGACGGCGTCGAGGAAATCGAGGCGGCGGGCCTGATCGGCGCCGATGGCGTGCGCTCGAGCGTGCGCGGCCATCTCGTCCCGTCCGAGCGCGACGCGCCCGCCTATTCCGGATGCGTCGCCTGGCGCGCGACGCTGCCCGCCGAGAGCGTTCCGGCGGCGTTGCGCGCGCGCGAGTCCAATCTCTGGCTGCTGCCGGGCGCCCATGTCGTGCACTATCCGCTGCGCGACGCGTCAATAATCAACGCCGTCGTCATCATCGAAGAGCCGCCGCAGGCCGAGGACGCCGCGTCAAGCCTGTCTCTTGACGGGGCGGCGCTCGCGCGCCGACTCGCGCCGCGTAAAATCGCGGTAGAACTGCGCGACTTGATCGAAGCCGGCGCCTCCTGGCGCCACTGGCCTTTGTTCACGCGGCCGGCGCTGGAACACTGGACGCAGGGACCGGTGACGCTCCTCGGCGACGCGGCGCATCCGATGGTTCCCTTTCTGGCGCAGGGCGCGGCGCAGGCGATCGAAGACGCTGACGCCTTGGGGGACGCCTTCATGCGATTGGGCGCGACGGTGGAAACGGCCTTCGCCGCCTATGAGGACGCGAGGCTTCCCCGCGCCGAGCGGGTCGTGCGCGTCTCCCGTCGCCAGGGCGGCTATTTCCATATGCGCGGGCTCCCCGCCGCGGCGCGCAATCTTGCGATCCGCGCGCTCGGCGGCGGCGGCATGCTGGCGCGCAACGCCTGGCTTTACCGTTAG
- a CDS encoding zinc-finger domain-containing protein translates to MAQHYTPHFHNQPGVAQIRIGAKEFMCIGALPPFDHPHVYLDMGAGSEAICPYCSTHYVYDATLRGGADPAECVYRISEDTAA, encoded by the coding sequence ATGGCCCAGCATTACACGCCCCATTTCCACAATCAGCCCGGCGTCGCGCAGATCAGGATTGGCGCGAAGGAATTCATGTGCATCGGCGCGCTCCCGCCTTTCGACCATCCGCATGTCTATCTCGACATGGGCGCGGGCTCGGAGGCGATCTGCCCCTATTGCTCGACGCATTATGTCTACGACGCGACGCTGCGCGGCGGCGCCGACCCGGCCGAATGCGTCTATCGCATCTCTGAAGACACCGCCGCCTGA
- a CDS encoding transglutaminase-like cysteine peptidase: MLGIVSKAVVALGMAGAALIAVNAKSFAGPETASFATLGAETSVPYGWVDFCQRYRGECQNEEAAPQEVELTAAVYRKIARINAWVNENIDPIADADHWGAVDQWDYPSDGKGDCEDFALLKRRMLIEEGFPRQALLLTVVKEKNGDGHSVLTVKTNRGEFVLDNLSNEMRPWTRAPYRFVKRQSQQNQNAWVAIAPATSAPLYVSR, translated from the coding sequence ATGTTGGGCATCGTTAGCAAGGCGGTTGTGGCTCTCGGGATGGCGGGCGCGGCGCTTATCGCCGTCAATGCAAAAAGTTTCGCCGGACCCGAAACCGCGAGTTTCGCCACGCTTGGCGCCGAAACAAGCGTGCCCTACGGCTGGGTGGACTTCTGCCAGCGCTACCGGGGCGAATGCCAGAACGAGGAAGCCGCGCCGCAGGAGGTCGAACTCACCGCGGCCGTCTATCGCAAGATCGCGCGCATCAACGCCTGGGTGAATGAGAACATTGACCCGATCGCCGACGCCGATCACTGGGGCGCGGTCGATCAGTGGGATTATCCCAGCGACGGGAAGGGCGACTGCGAGGATTTCGCGCTTCTAAAGCGCCGCATGCTGATCGAGGAAGGCTTTCCCCGGCAGGCGCTGCTGCTCACCGTGGTGAAGGAGAAGAACGGCGACGGCCATTCGGTCTTGACGGTCAAGACCAACCGCGGCGAATTCGTGCTCGACAATCTTTCCAACGAGATGCGGCCCTGGACGCGCGCTCCCTACCGCTTCGTCAAGCGGCAGTCGCAGCAAAATCAGAACGCCTGGGTGGCGATTGCCCCCGCGACCAGCGCCCCGCTGTATGTGTCGCGGTAA
- a CDS encoding TMEM175 family protein, with translation MEKQRLEAFSDGVIAIIITIMVLELKPPHEASFAALAQLAPVFFSYVLSFAYIAIYWNNHHHLLQASSHVTGRVLWANVHLLFWLSLIPFASAWMAENHFARATVAVYGAALLAPAIAYFILSRMLLKTHGPESTLARALGVDVKGKISVLLYLLAIGLTFIDPRLSLAIYVFVALMWFAPDPRIERVLTDKRRSERER, from the coding sequence ATGGAGAAGCAGCGGCTCGAAGCCTTCAGCGACGGCGTCATCGCGATCATCATCACGATCATGGTGCTCGAGTTGAAGCCGCCGCATGAGGCGAGCTTCGCGGCGCTCGCGCAGCTCGCGCCGGTGTTTTTCAGCTATGTTTTGAGCTTCGCCTATATCGCCATCTACTGGAACAACCATCATCATCTGCTGCAGGCGTCGTCGCATGTGACAGGTCGGGTGCTGTGGGCTAACGTCCATTTGCTGTTCTGGCTGTCTCTCATTCCCTTCGCCAGCGCATGGATGGCGGAGAACCATTTTGCTCGCGCGACGGTCGCGGTCTATGGCGCAGCGCTGCTGGCGCCGGCCATCGCCTATTTCATCCTCAGCCGAATGCTTCTGAAGACGCACGGACCCGAGTCGACGCTCGCGCGCGCGCTCGGCGTCGACGTCAAAGGCAAAATTTCGGTGCTGCTTTATCTGCTCGCGATCGGGCTGACGTTCATCGATCCGCGACTCTCGCTGGCGATTTACGTGTTCGTCGCGCTAATGTGGTTTGCGCCCGATCCGAGAATTGAGCGCGTTCTTACCGACAAGCGACGAAGCGAACGCGAGCGCTAA